In Synechococcus sp. CC9616, the following are encoded in one genomic region:
- a CDS encoding HAD-IA family hydrolase, translating to MTQLRAVFWDVDGTLADTEMDGHRPAFNAAFNKLGLPIHWDPELYARLLSIPGGLRRVRAYLSERNLPVNEQQLLDLREIKRSIYLQRIQDGFVGWRPGVCRLLKAIDAADIPQWIVTSSGNASVMALLETGGKELPRFAGIVTSDDVDQGKPSPAGYCLALQRSGCPSADGLAVEDSAVGLQAARAAGLSCLLTPSPWDTDLVSLIPESVAAMDHLGDPTKPASQLHGPPCPDGLVTLEYLQVLISGTPR from the coding sequence ATGACCCAGCTTCGCGCTGTCTTCTGGGATGTCGATGGCACCCTTGCGGACACGGAGATGGACGGTCACCGTCCGGCGTTCAACGCTGCTTTCAACAAGCTCGGCCTGCCGATCCACTGGGATCCGGAGCTTTACGCCAGGTTGCTGTCCATTCCCGGTGGTCTGCGACGGGTTCGGGCCTATCTCTCAGAGCGAAATCTGCCGGTGAATGAACAGCAGCTTCTGGACCTGCGAGAGATTAAACGCAGCATCTACCTGCAACGCATTCAGGATGGCTTCGTCGGCTGGAGACCGGGCGTTTGCCGTCTTTTGAAGGCCATTGACGCTGCCGATATTCCCCAGTGGATCGTCACGTCGAGTGGTAATGCCTCCGTCATGGCCCTGCTGGAAACTGGAGGCAAGGAACTGCCGCGGTTTGCGGGAATTGTCACGTCGGATGATGTGGATCAGGGGAAGCCCTCACCGGCGGGGTACTGCCTTGCCTTGCAACGAAGCGGTTGCCCTTCTGCAGACGGTCTTGCCGTGGAGGATTCCGCCGTTGGTCTGCAGGCAGCTCGAGCCGCAGGGTTGTCCTGTCTGTTGACCCCTTCGCCCTGGGATACGGACCTGGTTTCACTCATCCCCGAATCTGTTGCAGCGATGGATCATCTTGGAGATCCGACCAAACCAGCCAGCCAACTCCATGGCCCCCCTTGCCCAGATGGGCTTGTGACGCTGGAGTACCTGCAGGTTCTGATCTCCGGAACACCCCGATGA
- a CDS encoding DUF565 domain-containing protein: MSTVQDTRLSRVQGRFGERFLLGFKGPWFRISLVMLALLGGFFLGSNATEYIGESLALRSLSALTFLVLVELLIRLRFMFAGSPMTLSWQVIDNLRIGFVYALVLEAFKVGS; encoded by the coding sequence ATGAGCACAGTGCAAGACACACGTCTGTCTCGCGTTCAGGGTCGTTTTGGTGAGCGGTTTCTGCTCGGCTTCAAAGGGCCCTGGTTTCGCATCAGTCTTGTCATGCTTGCACTTCTGGGCGGATTTTTTCTGGGAAGCAATGCCACGGAGTACATCGGTGAGAGCCTTGCATTGCGGTCGCTCTCGGCCCTCACCTTTTTGGTGCTCGTGGAGCTGTTAATCCGGCTTCGATTCATGTTTGCAGGATCTCCAATGACCTTGTCCTGGCAGGTGATCGATAACCTCAGGATTGGTTTCGTCTATGCCTTGGTTCTGGAGGCCTTCAAGGTTGGATCCTGA
- the rpmF gene encoding 50S ribosomal protein L32, protein MAVPKKKTSKAKRNQRHATWKAKAAVAAQRAMSIGKSVLSGRAQGFVYPISETEDSES, encoded by the coding sequence ATGGCTGTACCGAAGAAGAAAACCTCCAAGGCCAAGCGCAACCAGCGCCATGCCACCTGGAAAGCCAAAGCTGCTGTGGCAGCCCAGCGGGCCATGTCGATCGGCAAGTCGGTTCTGAGTGGCCGGGCACAGGGATTTGTCTATCCCATCAGCGAAACAGAGGACAGCGAGTCCTGA